The following proteins are co-located in the Leptodactylus fuscus isolate aLepFus1 chromosome 8, aLepFus1.hap2, whole genome shotgun sequence genome:
- the LOC142216756 gene encoding uncharacterized protein LOC142216756 codes for MDDAERRRKIRDFTFDRCKRGNQGFERILLQLFGYVGHGKSSLINTVMCVWYNSRYKNCANAAGTDESHTTERLTYAVNKKIIMVDNRGCSSMNTYETGEIFAQLGNLLPLDMSVGWSKGFELVDRIVEAEPYVKASDFIIPIFVYSVRHSPTPELKNELRGIFETARQLTMVVPTVVLTHMNHPNYTEVENMFRDIGTETFFALENYTEENPRRIRETDESVIQFLYEVINDAYFRADHRRDADQEMIDRKLFVLNYIHNRELMIQKINLERQRNVEKIRIAKDHRLKQEEEEKQRQKCQKLHRERMERLQQEFERQRLQAQYEHEERMRQLGNKKGKNNYKK; via the exons ATGGATGATGCAGAACGGAGGAGGAAGATCAGAGATTTTACCTTTGACAGATGTAAAAGAGGCAACCAGGGTTTTGAGAGAATCCTCCTGCAGCTGTTCGGGTATGTCGGCCATGGAAAGTCGTCACTTATAAACACTGTTATGTGTGTGTGGTATAACAGTAGGTACAAGAACTGTGCAAATGCAGCGGGCACCGATGAGAGTCACACAACAGAGAGGCTGACTTATGCAGTCAACAAGAAGATTATCATGGTGGACAACAGGGGCTGCTCCTCAATGAACACCTACGAGACCGGAGAGATCTTCGCCCAACTTG GAAACCtgttgcctctggacatgtcagTCGGTTGGAGTAAAGGATTTGAGCTTGTAGACAGAATTGTGGAAGCAGAACCTTACGTGAAAGCCTCGGATTTCATTATCCCTATATTCGTGTACAG tGTTAGACATTCACCAACTCCTGAACTAAAAAACGAGCTAAGAGGAATATTTGAAACTGCTAGACAGCTAACAA TGGTTGTTCCCACTGTTGTCCTCACTCACATGAATCATCCGAACTATACTGAAGTAGAAAATATGTTCAGGGACATTGGAACGGAGACGTTTTTTGCCCTTGAAAACTACACAGAAGAAAATCCGAGAAGAATAAGGGAAACAGATGAGTCGGTCATCCAGTTTCTGTATGAAGTCATCAATGACGCTTATTTCCGAGCTGACCACCGCCGGGATGCCGATCAGGAGATGATTGATCGGAAGCTGTTTGTACTAAACTATATTCACAACAGGGAACTGATGATTCAAAAAATAAATCTAGAAAGGCAAAGAAATGTGGAGAAAATTAGAATCGCTAAGGACCACAGACTGAaacaggaagaagaggaaaaacagcgacaaaaatgtcaaaaattacaTAGAGAACGAATGGAAAGACTGCAACAAGAATTCGAGAGACAGAGATTACAAGCTCAGtatgagcatgaagagagaatgAGACAGCTGGGAAATAAGAAAGGAAAGAATAATTATAAGAAATAA